One genomic window of Gallaecimonas sp. GXIMD4217 includes the following:
- the miaB gene encoding tRNA (N6-isopentenyl adenosine(37)-C2)-methylthiotransferase MiaB: MGMKLHIKTWGCQMNEYDSSKMADLLGSTHGMTVTEEPEQADVLLLNTCSIREKAQEKVFHQLGRWKMLKDKNPALVIGVGGCVASQEGDALRERAPYVDIVFGPQTLHRLPEMINSVRGNKSPIVDVSFPEIEKFDRLPEPKAEGPTAYVSIMEGCSKYCSFCVVPYTRGEEVSRPLDDVLYEIAQLAEQGVREVNLLGQNVNAYRGETHEGEICSFAELLRLVAAIDGIDRIRYTTSHPVEFTDDIIEVYRDTPEVVSFLHLPVQSGSDRILTLMKRGHTALEYKSQIRRLREARPDICISSDFIVGFPNESDEDFEQTMKLISDVAFDQSFSFIYSARPGTPAADVPDDVSEDTKKQRLYILQERINQQAMQISRRMHGTVQRILVEGPSKKNPMELRGRTENMRVVNFEGDHRLIGTFVDVEITEVLPHSLRGTVVRTEPQMGLRVAVNPAELMAQVNARQAESQPDELGVATFNPQA, encoded by the coding sequence TTGGGCATGAAGTTGCACATCAAAACCTGGGGTTGCCAGATGAACGAGTACGATTCGTCCAAGATGGCGGATCTGCTGGGCAGCACCCATGGCATGACGGTCACAGAGGAGCCGGAACAGGCGGACGTATTGCTGCTGAACACCTGCTCCATCCGCGAGAAGGCCCAGGAAAAGGTCTTCCACCAGCTGGGCCGCTGGAAAATGCTCAAGGACAAGAATCCCGCTCTCGTGATCGGTGTCGGTGGCTGCGTGGCCTCCCAGGAAGGTGACGCCCTGCGCGAACGCGCCCCTTACGTGGACATCGTCTTCGGTCCCCAGACCCTGCATCGCCTGCCCGAGATGATCAACTCGGTGCGCGGCAACAAGAGCCCCATAGTGGACGTCTCCTTCCCGGAGATCGAAAAGTTCGACCGCCTGCCCGAGCCCAAGGCCGAAGGCCCCACCGCCTATGTCTCCATCATGGAAGGCTGCTCCAAGTACTGCTCCTTCTGCGTGGTGCCCTACACCCGCGGCGAGGAAGTGAGCCGCCCCCTGGACGACGTGCTCTATGAAATCGCCCAGCTGGCCGAGCAGGGCGTGCGCGAGGTCAACCTGCTGGGCCAGAACGTCAACGCCTACCGCGGCGAAACCCATGAAGGCGAGATTTGCTCCTTTGCCGAGCTGCTGCGCCTGGTGGCGGCCATCGACGGCATCGACCGCATCCGTTACACCACCAGCCACCCGGTGGAGTTCACCGACGACATCATCGAGGTCTATCGCGATACCCCCGAGGTGGTCAGTTTCCTGCACCTGCCGGTGCAAAGCGGCTCCGACCGCATCCTGACCCTGATGAAGCGGGGCCACACCGCCCTGGAATACAAGTCCCAGATCCGCCGCCTGCGCGAGGCCCGCCCGGACATCTGCATCAGCTCCGACTTCATCGTCGGCTTCCCCAACGAGTCCGACGAGGACTTCGAGCAGACCATGAAGCTGATCAGTGATGTGGCCTTCGACCAGAGCTTCAGCTTCATCTACTCCGCCCGCCCCGGCACCCCGGCCGCGGACGTGCCCGACGACGTCAGCGAAGACACCAAGAAGCAGCGCCTGTACATACTGCAGGAGCGCATCAACCAGCAGGCCATGCAGATCAGCCGCCGCATGCACGGCACGGTGCAGCGCATCCTGGTGGAAGGCCCCTCCAAGAAGAACCCCATGGAGCTGCGCGGCCGCACCGAGAACATGCGGGTAGTCAACTTCGAGGGCGACCACCGCCTGATCGGCACCTTCGTGGACGTGGAAATCACCGAGGTGCTGCCCCACTCCCTGCGCGGCACTGTGGTGCGTACCGAGCCACAAATGGGCCTGCGGGTGGCGGTGAATCCGGCCGAGCTGATGGCCCAGGTCAACGCCCGCCAGGCCGAGAGCCAGCCCGACGAGCTGGGCGTGGCCACCTTCAACCCCCAAGCCTAA
- a CDS encoding DMT family transporter, with protein MSDVARGALLLALAELCFAAVSALVKGLADDFSQPQLVFFRSLLATLMLLPWAWRHRQEVGRPRLLPLHLLRAIAGIAAMYAFFYAIAHLKLAQAVLVLLVAPFFMPVIARLWLGEGTSRLSWLAMAIGFTGVALILKPWQGSLELVLLIALAAAVLVALTKVTIRRLTREESPTKVVFYFSLLSTLIALLPLPLPLGWQPGSPLAWAGMLAMGLLAGLGQILMTRAFALASPGRIGALSYLSVLYAAGLGWLLWQEGQDALFWLGAILITWGGLITTRQRLW; from the coding sequence ATGTCCGATGTTGCCCGCGGCGCCCTGCTGCTGGCCCTGGCCGAGCTTTGCTTTGCCGCCGTCAGCGCCCTGGTCAAGGGGCTTGCCGACGACTTCTCCCAGCCGCAACTGGTGTTCTTCAGAAGCCTCTTGGCCACCTTGATGCTGCTGCCCTGGGCCTGGCGCCACCGCCAGGAGGTGGGCCGGCCCAGGCTGCTGCCGCTGCACCTGCTGAGGGCCATTGCCGGCATTGCCGCCATGTACGCCTTCTTCTATGCCATAGCCCACCTCAAGCTGGCCCAGGCGGTGCTGGTGCTGCTGGTGGCGCCCTTCTTCATGCCTGTGATAGCCCGGTTGTGGCTGGGGGAAGGCACCAGCCGCCTGTCCTGGCTGGCCATGGCCATCGGCTTCACCGGCGTCGCCCTTATTCTCAAGCCCTGGCAGGGCAGCTTGGAGCTGGTGCTGCTCATTGCCCTGGCCGCCGCCGTGCTGGTGGCCCTGACCAAGGTCACCATCCGCCGCCTGACCCGGGAGGAATCCCCCACCAAGGTGGTGTTCTACTTCAGCCTGCTGTCCACCCTGATCGCCCTGCTGCCCCTGCCCCTGCCCCTGGGTTGGCAGCCGGGCTCGCCCCTGGCCTGGGCAGGCATGCTTGCCATGGGTCTTTTGGCAGGCCTCGGCCAAATACTGATGACCCGCGCCTTCGCCCTGGCCAGCCCGGGGCGCATCGGCGCCCTGTCCTACCTGAGCGTGCTCTACGCCGCGGGCCTCGGCTGGCTGCTGTGGCAGGAAGGCCAGGATGCACTGTTCTGGCTCGGGGCCATACTGATCACCTGGGGCGGCCTCATCACCACCCGCCAGCGGCTATGGTGA
- a CDS encoding DUF3718 domain-containing protein, with protein sequence MNKRTILLPALASAGLLMMAAPSQAAMDPYIEGALVQVCKETMQNDRLGLSSTMQEYRLRYPTVVQKVVCNGEEIYDFAQIHGADKTAAMLRKRGRLGIVTIRDVAMADNEKWYVNF encoded by the coding sequence ATGAACAAGAGAACCATCCTGCTGCCGGCCCTGGCATCTGCCGGATTGTTGATGATGGCCGCACCCAGCCAGGCCGCCATGGATCCCTATATCGAAGGCGCCTTGGTGCAGGTTTGCAAGGAGACCATGCAAAACGACAGGCTCGGCTTGTCCAGCACCATGCAGGAGTATCGACTGCGTTACCCCACAGTGGTTCAGAAGGTGGTCTGTAACGGCGAGGAAATCTACGACTTCGCCCAGATCCACGGCGCCGACAAGACAGCGGCCATGCTGCGCAAGAGAGGGCGCCTGGGTATCGTGACCATCAGGGACGTGGCCATGGCCGACAACGAAAAGTGGTATGTCAATTTCTAA
- a CDS encoding FAD-dependent oxidoreductase: MATKQDSETDCMERDIVILGGGMVGAATALALSRHGMRTVLVEASAEIRVEPGSALDPRVSAISQGSIRFLSELGAWDPLPKARVQPYRRLEVSQSQGGQCQFQAAELGLGQLGAFVENRVLQQALWQALPDSVETHLGSRAVAFAHHEGGVQLELDSGDKITARLAVAAEGANSWLRGQAGIGLTGWEYRQHCLLVAVKTDGRDADTTWQEFQPSGPKAFLPLYDNQAVLAWYDSPARIRELAQMTPARLAQAIAQCYPERLGAVTVIKAGAFPLVRRHAQHYHQNGVVLVGDAAHTINPLAGQGVNLGFKDAQVLAEEVGGAFGRGEAWWQDGGLARYQRRRRPDNLLMQTAMDACYKGFSNDSQPLARLRGLVLSGLDMAEPIKKRVLKYAAGL; encoded by the coding sequence ATGGCGACCAAGCAAGACAGCGAGACAGATTGCATGGAAAGGGACATAGTGATCCTGGGTGGCGGCATGGTCGGTGCCGCCACGGCGCTGGCCTTGAGCCGGCATGGCATGAGGACGGTGCTGGTGGAGGCGAGCGCTGAGATCAGGGTCGAACCTGGCTCTGCGCTGGATCCCAGGGTCAGTGCCATCAGCCAGGGCAGCATCCGCTTCCTCAGCGAGCTGGGAGCCTGGGACCCACTCCCCAAAGCGCGTGTGCAGCCTTACCGGCGCCTGGAGGTGAGCCAGAGCCAGGGGGGCCAGTGCCAGTTCCAGGCTGCCGAGCTGGGCCTGGGACAGCTCGGCGCCTTCGTGGAGAACCGGGTGTTGCAGCAGGCCCTGTGGCAGGCCTTGCCGGACAGCGTCGAGACCCATCTTGGCAGCAGGGCCGTAGCCTTCGCTCACCATGAGGGCGGTGTCCAGCTGGAGCTGGACAGCGGTGACAAGATCACGGCCAGGCTGGCGGTGGCGGCAGAAGGGGCCAACTCCTGGTTGCGTGGCCAGGCCGGTATCGGCCTCACCGGCTGGGAATATCGCCAGCACTGCCTGCTGGTGGCCGTGAAGACAGATGGCCGTGATGCCGACACCACCTGGCAGGAATTCCAGCCCAGTGGGCCCAAGGCCTTCCTGCCGCTCTATGACAACCAGGCCGTGCTGGCCTGGTACGACAGCCCGGCGCGGATCCGTGAACTGGCGCAGATGACGCCGGCCCGGCTGGCGCAGGCCATTGCCCAGTGCTACCCAGAGCGGTTGGGAGCCGTGACGGTGATCAAGGCCGGCGCCTTCCCCCTGGTGCGGCGCCATGCCCAGCACTACCACCAAAACGGCGTGGTGCTGGTGGGGGACGCGGCCCACACCATCAATCCCCTGGCCGGCCAGGGTGTCAACCTGGGCTTCAAGGATGCGCAGGTGCTGGCCGAAGAAGTGGGCGGCGCCTTCGGCCGTGGCGAGGCCTGGTGGCAGGATGGGGGGCTGGCGCGTTACCAGCGCCGCCGCCGCCCGGATAATCTGCTGATGCAGACTGCCATGGATGCCTGCTACAAGGGTTTCTCCAACGACAGCCAGCCCTTGGCCAGGCTGCGGGGCCTGGTGTTGAGTGGCCTGGACATGGCCGAGCCCATCAAGAAGCGGGTGCTGAAATACGCCGCCGGGCTGTAA
- the ychF gene encoding redox-regulated ATPase YchF, with protein sequence MGFKCGIVGLPNVGKSTLFNALTKAGIEAANFPFCTIEPNTGVVPVPDLRMDKLAEIVNPQRILPTTMEFVDIAGLVEGASKGEGLGNKFLANIRETDAIAHVVRCFDNDNIVHVAGKVSPAEDIDVINTELVLSDMEQAERALQRVAKRAKGGDKDAKAEQAVLEKILPQLQDGKTLRMLDLDADDKAAMGYQNYLTGKPTMYIANVNEDGFDNNPMLDEVRAIAATEGAVVVPVCAAIESEIAELDDDEKADFLAELGQDEPGLNRVIRAGYELLNLQTYFTAGVKEVRAWTIKIGDTAPQAAGKIHTDFEKGFIRAEVVGYDDYVTNNGEQGAKEAGKWRLEGKDYIVKDGDVIHFRFNV encoded by the coding sequence ATGGGATTCAAATGCGGTATCGTCGGCCTGCCCAACGTGGGCAAGTCCACCCTCTTCAACGCCCTGACCAAGGCCGGTATCGAAGCGGCCAACTTCCCCTTCTGTACCATCGAGCCCAACACCGGCGTGGTACCGGTGCCGGATCTGCGCATGGACAAGCTGGCCGAGATCGTCAATCCCCAGCGCATCCTGCCCACCACCATGGAGTTCGTGGACATCGCCGGCCTGGTGGAAGGCGCCTCCAAGGGTGAGGGCCTTGGCAACAAGTTCCTGGCCAACATCCGCGAAACCGACGCCATCGCCCACGTGGTGCGTTGCTTCGACAACGACAACATCGTCCACGTGGCCGGCAAGGTCAGCCCGGCCGAAGATATCGACGTCATCAACACCGAGCTGGTGCTGTCCGACATGGAACAGGCCGAGCGCGCCCTGCAGCGGGTCGCCAAGCGTGCCAAGGGCGGCGACAAGGACGCCAAGGCCGAGCAGGCGGTGCTGGAGAAGATCCTGCCCCAGCTCCAGGACGGCAAGACCCTGCGCATGCTGGATCTGGACGCCGACGACAAGGCCGCCATGGGCTACCAGAACTACCTGACCGGCAAGCCCACCATGTACATCGCCAACGTCAATGAAGACGGCTTCGACAACAACCCCATGCTGGACGAAGTGCGCGCCATCGCCGCCACCGAGGGCGCCGTGGTGGTGCCGGTCTGCGCCGCCATCGAGTCCGAAATCGCCGAGCTGGACGACGACGAGAAGGCCGATTTCCTGGCCGAGCTGGGCCAGGATGAGCCGGGCCTGAACCGGGTGATCCGCGCCGGCTACGAGCTGCTTAACCTGCAGACCTACTTCACCGCCGGCGTCAAGGAAGTGCGCGCCTGGACCATCAAGATTGGCGATACCGCCCCCCAGGCCGCCGGCAAGATCCACACCGACTTCGAGAAGGGCTTCATCCGCGCCGAAGTGGTGGGCTACGACGACTACGTGACCAACAACGGTGAACAGGGTGCCAAGGAGGCCGGCAAGTGGCGCCTGGAAGGCAAGGACTACATCGTCAAGGACGGCGACGTGATCCACTTCCGCTTCAACGTCTGA
- the pth gene encoding aminoacyl-tRNA hydrolase has product MSDIQLLVGLGNPGPDYSATRHNAGVWFIENLARRHHQSLSLESKFFGHTARITIHGKDVRLLVPNTFMNLSGKAIAAMANFFRIPPESVLVAHDELDLPPGVARFKQGGGHGGHNGLKDTIAKLGNNKNFHRLRIGIGHPGDRNKVTGFVLGKAPKAEQDKIDAAIDEALNATELLFDAGMTKAMNRLHAFKA; this is encoded by the coding sequence GTGAGCGATATTCAACTGCTGGTGGGCCTGGGTAATCCAGGCCCCGATTATTCTGCGACCCGTCATAACGCCGGCGTCTGGTTCATCGAGAACCTGGCCCGTCGCCACCACCAAAGCCTCTCCCTGGAAAGCAAATTCTTCGGCCACACCGCCCGGATCACCATCCACGGCAAGGACGTGCGTCTGCTGGTGCCCAACACCTTCATGAACCTGTCCGGCAAGGCCATCGCCGCCATGGCGAATTTCTTCCGAATTCCTCCCGAGAGCGTACTGGTGGCCCATGACGAGCTCGACCTGCCCCCAGGGGTAGCCCGCTTCAAGCAGGGCGGCGGCCACGGCGGCCACAACGGCCTCAAGGACACCATCGCCAAGCTGGGCAACAACAAGAATTTCCACCGGTTGCGCATCGGCATCGGCCATCCGGGCGACCGCAACAAGGTGACCGGCTTTGTCCTGGGCAAGGCCCCCAAAGCCGAACAAGACAAAATCGACGCCGCCATCGACGAAGCCCTCAACGCCACCGAGCTGCTTTTCGATGCCGGCATGACCAAAGCCATGAACCGTCTGCACGCCTTCAAGGCGTGA
- a CDS encoding 50S ribosomal protein L25/general stress protein Ctc, whose protein sequence is MSYTFDAEIRTDLGKGASRRLRREDKIPAILYGAGKDPVSLTLDHKKIIVAQEDEGFYTHILTLNIGGEKVEALVKDMQRHPFKPKVTHIDFLRVDASQKLHTKVPVHFINEEVIAKQGNVVAHQATEVEITCLPKDLPEFIEVNVADLEVGQTLHLSDLKVPAGVSLVELTKGEDHDQAVVTINASKVAVEAAEGEGEEAAE, encoded by the coding sequence ATGTCTTACACTTTTGATGCTGAAATCCGTACCGACCTGGGGAAAGGTGCGAGCCGCCGCCTGCGTCGCGAGGACAAGATCCCGGCCATCCTGTACGGTGCCGGTAAAGACCCCGTTTCCCTGACCCTGGATCACAAGAAGATCATCGTTGCTCAGGAAGACGAAGGTTTCTACACCCACATCCTGACCCTGAACATCGGCGGCGAGAAGGTCGAAGCTCTGGTCAAGGACATGCAGCGTCACCCCTTCAAGCCGAAGGTGACCCACATCGACTTCCTGCGTGTTGACGCTTCCCAGAAGCTGCACACCAAGGTTCCGGTTCACTTCATCAACGAAGAAGTGATCGCCAAGCAGGGCAACGTTGTTGCTCACCAGGCCACCGAAGTGGAAATCACCTGTCTGCCCAAGGACCTGCCCGAGTTCATCGAGGTTAACGTTGCAGACCTGGAAGTAGGTCAGACCCTGCACCTGTCCGACCTGAAGGTGCCGGCCGGTGTTTCCCTGGTCGAACTGACCAAGGGTGAAGACCACGACCAAGCCGTTGTGACCATCAACGCTTCCAAGGTAGCTGTCGAAGCCGCCGAAGGCGAAGGTGAAGAAGCGGCTGAGTAA
- a CDS encoding VOC family protein, which translates to MSHALVWMDIPVQDLDRAIAFYQQVLDRPVAKESFDGGALGVVRHGDDEVAFCLVHNGHAANVSGPLPYLNVDGRLDEAVAQVERLGGKVLEERHALGPFGWRAIIRDSEGNRLALHSN; encoded by the coding sequence ATGAGTCACGCCCTCGTATGGATGGATATCCCGGTGCAGGATCTGGACAGGGCCATCGCCTTCTACCAGCAGGTGCTGGACAGGCCGGTGGCCAAGGAAAGCTTCGACGGCGGCGCCCTCGGTGTGGTGCGCCACGGCGACGACGAGGTGGCCTTCTGCCTGGTGCACAACGGCCATGCCGCCAACGTCTCCGGCCCCCTGCCCTACCTCAATGTGGACGGCCGCCTGGACGAGGCCGTCGCCCAGGTGGAGCGGCTGGGCGGCAAGGTGCTGGAAGAGCGGCATGCCCTGGGCCCCTTCGGCTGGCGCGCCATCATCCGCGACAGCGAAGGCAACCGCCTGGCCCTGCACAGCAACTAG
- a CDS encoding PH domain-containing protein yields MGLFSGLMGHGSEVDGDRLDELFGPVLVEGEQVDKAFQLIRDLFVFTNKRLVLVDKQGLTGKKMEMLSIPYGKITKYSFETAGHFDMDAEIRLWVGSEPEPIKKEIARGTDIRELYQVLSSHLL; encoded by the coding sequence ATGGGACTTTTCAGCGGCCTGATGGGCCACGGCAGCGAGGTGGACGGCGACAGGCTTGACGAGCTGTTCGGCCCGGTGCTGGTGGAGGGTGAGCAGGTGGACAAGGCCTTCCAGCTCATTCGCGACCTGTTCGTGTTCACCAACAAGCGCCTGGTGCTGGTGGACAAGCAGGGCCTGACCGGCAAGAAGATGGAGATGCTGTCCATCCCCTACGGCAAGATCACCAAGTACAGCTTCGAGACTGCCGGCCACTTCGACATGGACGCGGAGATCCGCCTCTGGGTCGGCTCCGAGCCCGAGCCCATCAAGAAGGAGATCGCCCGCGGCACCGATATCCGCGAACTGTAC